The Candidatus Effluviviaceae Genus V sp. genome has a window encoding:
- the hypD gene encoding hydrogenase formation protein HypD has protein sequence MKELLDFEAFREGPEAEGLVRRVRELVDGPTALMEVCGTHTVAIGRAGIRSLVPEELRLLSGPGCPVCVTPLGEIDQTIEAARRPDVTVATFGDMMRVPGSESSLERERAAGADVRVVTSALDAVKLASEEPSREIVFIGVGFETTSPTVAAALLEAERRDVPNVSVFPFFKLVPPALEFLVGVPDRALDGFLCPGHVSSIIGSNAYEPVAREAGIPCVVTGFEPLDILAGIVMLLEQVRDVRSGGAARVETQYSRAVRPEGNPTARSLLDETFDTADAEWRGIGAIPASGYVLSQDLMHRDAAAKLGIERPEPAEPEGCICGAIMLGRKLPGDCPLFGTDCTPRDPVGPCMVSSEGSCAAHFRYEHRRST, from the coding sequence ATGAAGGAGCTGCTCGACTTCGAGGCGTTCCGTGAGGGGCCCGAGGCCGAGGGCCTCGTCCGGCGCGTTCGCGAGCTCGTCGATGGGCCGACCGCGCTCATGGAGGTCTGCGGCACGCACACGGTCGCCATCGGCCGTGCCGGGATCCGTTCGCTCGTCCCGGAGGAGCTCAGGCTCCTCTCCGGACCTGGCTGCCCCGTCTGCGTGACGCCCCTGGGCGAGATCGACCAGACCATCGAGGCCGCGCGGCGACCCGACGTGACGGTCGCGACCTTCGGAGACATGATGCGGGTCCCCGGCTCGGAGTCGTCGCTCGAACGCGAACGGGCCGCGGGCGCCGACGTTCGCGTCGTGACCAGCGCCCTCGACGCCGTGAAGCTGGCGTCCGAGGAGCCGTCGCGCGAGATCGTCTTCATCGGCGTCGGGTTCGAGACGACGTCGCCGACCGTGGCGGCGGCGCTCCTCGAGGCCGAGCGGCGCGACGTTCCGAACGTCTCCGTCTTTCCCTTCTTCAAGCTGGTCCCGCCGGCGCTCGAGTTCCTGGTCGGTGTTCCCGACCGCGCGCTCGACGGCTTCCTCTGTCCCGGGCACGTGAGCTCCATCATCGGCTCGAACGCATACGAGCCGGTCGCCCGCGAGGCGGGCATCCCGTGTGTGGTGACCGGGTTCGAGCCGCTCGACATCCTCGCGGGCATCGTCATGCTCCTCGAGCAGGTCCGCGACGTCCGGTCCGGCGGCGCCGCCCGCGTCGAGACGCAGTACAGTCGCGCAGTCCGTCCCGAGGGGAACCCGACCGCGCGGTCGCTGCTCGACGAGACGTTCGACACGGCGGACGCGGAGTGGCGCGGCATCGGGGCGATCCCCGCAAGCGGCTACGTTCTCAGCCAGGACCTGATGCACCGCGACGCCGCCGCGAAGCTCGGCATCGAACGGCCCGAGCCGGCCGAACCCGAGGGCTGCATCTGCGGGGCGATCATGCTCGGTCGCAAGCTGCCGGGCGACTGCCCGCTCTTCGGGACCGACTGTACGCCGAGAGACCCGGTGGGGCCGTGCATGGTAAGCTCGGAGGGGTCGTGCGCCGCGCACTTCCGCTACGAGCATCGGAGGAGCACGTGA
- the hypB gene encoding hydrogenase nickel incorporation protein HypB yields MAKVDVGKKILSENDRVAAKNRETFDDAGVLVLNFISSPGSGKTTLLETTLDRLPQDLRVLVIEGDVSTTRDLDRVKAHGATGVQINTGGGCHLSAKMVAEVLPELDVEHADIIFIENVGNLICPSTYDLGEDGKVVLLATTEGDDKPMKYPTIFYESRLAILNKIDLLPYLDYDVEKVQREVEVLNADCELLQVSARSGEGIDDWISWITTRLEEKRS; encoded by the coding sequence ATGGCAAAGGTCGATGTCGGAAAGAAGATCCTGAGCGAGAACGACCGCGTCGCGGCGAAGAACAGAGAGACGTTCGACGACGCCGGCGTACTGGTGCTCAACTTCATCAGCTCCCCGGGTTCGGGGAAGACGACCCTTCTCGAGACAACGCTCGACCGGCTCCCTCAGGACCTGCGGGTACTCGTCATCGAGGGCGACGTCAGCACGACCCGCGACCTCGATCGCGTCAAGGCGCACGGCGCGACCGGCGTCCAGATCAACACCGGCGGCGGATGCCATCTGAGCGCGAAGATGGTGGCCGAGGTGTTGCCGGAGCTCGACGTCGAGCACGCCGACATCATCTTCATCGAGAACGTCGGGAACCTCATCTGTCCGTCGACGTACGATCTCGGCGAGGACGGCAAGGTCGTCCTGCTCGCCACGACCGAGGGCGACGACAAGCCGATGAAGTACCCGACGATCTTCTACGAGTCCCGCCTGGCCATTCTCAACAAGATCGATCTGCTGCCGTACCTCGACTACGATGTCGAAAAGGTGCAGCGGGAGGTCGAGGTTCTGAACGCCGACTGCGAGCTCCTTCAGGTGTCGGCGCGTTCGGGCGAGGGCATCGACGACTGGATCTCGTGGATCACAACACGTCTCGAGGAGAAGCGCAGTTAG
- the hypE gene encoding hydrogenase expression/formation protein HypE has translation MKSNDTITLAHGSGGRLMHELVEGLIARVLSNPVLDELDDAADVSGLVEPGRLAVTTDSFVVQPLFFPGGDIGTLAVAGTVNDLAVKGARPVALTLGLIVEEGLAVSDLERALRSVAETAKTAGVVVTAGDTKVVERGCLGGLVLNTAGLGFIPEGVELGAARVRDGDAVVISGTVGDHETAILVAREGFEIDETIESDCAPLHEIAATILTAAPGARAMRDPTRGGLATTLNELSARSGVGIEIEEAAVPVRREVRSVTDILGFDPLFMANEGKVVAVVPADEAERVVEALRTHDLGRDAAVIGRAGGPPGVTLRTRVGGARPLLMLEGVQLPRIC, from the coding sequence GTGAAGTCGAACGACACGATCACGCTGGCTCACGGGAGCGGCGGCCGCCTGATGCACGAGCTGGTCGAGGGGCTCATCGCGAGGGTCCTCTCGAATCCGGTGCTCGACGAGCTCGACGACGCGGCCGACGTCTCCGGACTGGTCGAGCCGGGACGCCTGGCCGTGACGACCGACTCGTTCGTCGTCCAGCCGCTGTTCTTCCCCGGAGGAGACATCGGCACCCTCGCGGTCGCCGGGACGGTCAACGACCTGGCGGTGAAGGGCGCGCGACCGGTCGCCCTGACGCTGGGCCTGATCGTCGAGGAGGGGCTCGCCGTCTCCGACCTCGAGCGCGCACTGCGCTCGGTCGCGGAGACGGCGAAGACGGCCGGCGTCGTCGTGACCGCCGGCGACACGAAGGTCGTCGAACGCGGTTGTCTCGGCGGGCTCGTCCTCAACACGGCCGGGCTCGGGTTCATTCCCGAGGGCGTCGAACTCGGCGCCGCCCGCGTCCGTGACGGCGACGCGGTCGTCATCAGCGGCACGGTCGGCGATCACGAGACCGCCATCCTCGTGGCGCGTGAGGGGTTCGAGATCGACGAGACCATCGAGAGCGACTGCGCTCCGCTCCACGAGATCGCGGCGACCATTCTCACGGCCGCGCCCGGGGCACGCGCGATGAGAGACCCGACGCGCGGGGGCCTGGCGACCACGCTGAACGAACTCTCCGCCCGTTCCGGCGTCGGCATCGAGATCGAAGAGGCCGCGGTCCCGGTGCGGAGGGAGGTCCGTTCGGTGACCGATATCCTCGGGTTCGACCCGCTCTTCATGGCGAACGAGGGGAAGGTCGTCGCCGTCGTGCCGGCCGACGAGGCCGAGCGCGTGGTCGAGGCGCTCCGGACGCACGACCTCGGTCGAGACGCGGCCGTCATCGGACGCGCGGGCGGTCCGCCAGGCGTCACGCTCAGAACGCGCGTCGGCGGAGCGAGACCGCTTCTCATGCTGGAGGGCGTCCAGCTTCCGAGGATCTGCTGA
- the hypC gene encoding HypC/HybG/HupF family hydrogenase formation chaperone, which translates to MCLAVPGLVREVDGTRAKVDFGGITREVELSLLPDTAVDDYVLVHAGYAIEKVDRESALETMRLFREMAEAADRGRSEPDGTDV; encoded by the coding sequence ATGTGTCTTGCCGTTCCAGGACTTGTCCGTGAGGTCGACGGGACGCGGGCGAAGGTGGACTTCGGGGGCATCACCCGCGAGGTCGAGCTGAGCCTCCTTCCCGACACGGCCGTCGACGACTACGTGCTGGTGCATGCGGGCTACGCCATCGAGAAGGTCGACCGCGAGTCCGCGCTCGAGACGATGCGGCTCTTCCGGGAGATGGCCGAGGCGGCCGACAGAGGGCGGTCGGAACCTGACGGGACCGACGTATGA
- a CDS encoding hydrogenase maturation nickel metallochaperone HypA, which yields MHELSICQSMLEIVDRTMAEHPGAKLLRIFLDVGKGSTIEPVLLSEAFDVITTDGPYEETKLVVNEIPLAGRCRSCGSTFEYQEVALGCPKCESVDIEITSGLELAIRELEIDENGAGDPPGGDAE from the coding sequence ATGCACGAGCTGTCCATCTGTCAGAGCATGCTGGAGATCGTCGACAGGACGATGGCGGAGCATCCGGGCGCGAAGCTCCTTCGCATCTTCCTCGACGTGGGGAAGGGCTCGACGATCGAGCCGGTCCTTCTGAGCGAGGCGTTCGACGTCATCACGACGGACGGGCCGTACGAGGAGACGAAGCTCGTCGTGAACGAGATCCCGTTGGCCGGGCGCTGCAGGTCGTGCGGCAGCACGTTCGAGTATCAGGAGGTGGCGCTCGGTTGTCCGAAGTGCGAGTCGGTCGACATAGAGATCACGTCCGGACTTGAGCTCGCCATCCGCGAGCTCGAGATCGACGAGAACGGTGCCGGGGACCCCCCCGGAGGCGATGCTGAGTAG